In the Malus domestica chromosome 16, GDT2T_hap1 genome, one interval contains:
- the LOC103403076 gene encoding protein-tyrosine-phosphatase MKP1-like: MLGEEEKDRLAGNTTRKTYLRSVSWSDRSPSKPNNPYPRPQLNTKVRSCLPPLQPLSIARNTVKEWPRAGSDDLGVWPQPQTPRGSAKPLPNSNPEEPGREFEFKKDKLAFFDKECSRIADHIYLGSDAVAKNREVLRQNGITHVLNCVGFVSPEYFRNDLVYKTLWLRDSTSEDITSILYDVFDYFEDVRKQGGRVFVHCCQGVSRSNSLVIAYLMWREGHSFEDAFQYVKAARGVTNPNIGFACQLLQCQKRVHAVPASPNSMLRMYRMAPHSPYDPLHLVPKTLGHPGSQGLDSRGAFVVHVPSAIYVWIGKDCNTRMSDNARAAAFQVIRYERARGPIVDINEGEEPLEFWDALSSRILAEDSSKMDAKKVETFSSAGDKVSAASCVPVGERKVAEYDLDFEIFHKALAGGVVPPFSVSNTESETCLPARENGWGRLRQKFASGIMKELITSEVNRNPTPSDVSDMVVEIHKEAETSVSPIEPSSPLSASRHFCGSPDSFECYPNKSPRRVTDTFREVECFVPLTDKLLLPATLCGSPDSFSCFPDRSPKFSSKSPTLSPSTSDYSSSFTFSPSSSNWSDLSYLSSRQPSPSGFDSTDPSHVKNISLADNSSLLFKKSPSSPTEAFSPNCTLEVTNTGLPCKGISPSIAERRGSNPPPRMLVPPVDESPKVPSNLVRSWSFSLPDLGDDAMDTDCNQSENGNNGEELMLDVDSSHHGNDLKCERITQAAEAINPVLYQWPSLNKVEMHRSHKLHSGSAYLLPAPDMSAGASNPGILFVWLGREVLHEEGQSPTCEDRHLHWEATGHNFLDRMGLPMNAPVQIVREGEEPEQFLIHLSRISIQET, encoded by the exons ATGTTAGGGGAAGAAGAGAAGGACCGGCTCGCCGGAAATACTACCCGGAAAACCTATCTGCGGTCGGTTTCGTGGTCTGACCGGTCACCCTCTAAGCCCAACAATCCATATCCGAGGCCACAACTGAATACTAAGGTGAGGTCTTGCCTACCTCCACTTCAGCCCCTTTCAATAGCCAGAAATACCGTTAAGGAGTGGCCACGGGCAGGTTCTGATGATCTCGGGGTCTGGCCTCAACCGCAGACCCCGAGAGGGTCAGCTAAACCGCTTCCGAACTCGAATCCAGAAGAACCTGGGAGAGAATTTGAGTTTAAGAAGGATAAGCTTGCTTTTTTCGATAAAGAGTGCTCGAGAATTGCTGATCATATATACTTGGGAAGTGATGCGGTGGCTAAGAACCGCGAGGTTTTGAGGCAGAATGGGATCACTCATGTGCTGAACTGTGTTGGGTTTGTTTCTCCCGAGTATTTCAGAAATGATCTTGTGTACAAGACACTTTGGTTGCGAGATAGCACATCGGAGGACATTACGAGTATACTATATGATGTGTTTGATTATTTTGAAGATGTTCGAAAGCAAGGCGGTCGAGTGTTTGTGCATTGTTGTCAGGGAGTGTCTCGGTCCAACTCTCTGGTCATTGCATACCTCATGTGGAGGGAGGGCCACAGCTTTGAAGATGCGTTCCAGTATGTGAAGGCAGCACGAGGGGTGACTAACCCGAATATAGGTTTTGCTTGTCAACTCCTTCAGTGCCAGAAGAGGGTACATGCTGTGCCTGCAAGCCCAAATTCCATGTTAAGGATGTATCGGATGGCCCCACATTCACCATATGATCCTCTTCATCTGGTGCCAAAGACGTTGGGACATCCAGGTTCACAAGGACTCGACTCTCGTGGGGCGTTCGTTGTGCATGTTCCATCTGCTATATACGTCTGGATTGGAAAGGATTGCAACACAAGGATGTCAGATAATGCCAGGGCAGCTGCCTTTCAGGTCATCCGGTATGAGAGGGCAAGGGGTCCAATTGTGGACATCAATGAAGGTGAAGAACCGTTGGAGTTTTGGGATGCTCTTTCCAGTAGAATATTAGCAGAAGATTCCAGCAAGATGGATGCCAAAAAGGTAGAAACTTTTTCTTCCGCAGGTGATAAGGTTTCTGCAGCGAGCTGTGTTCCGGTGGGTGAAAGGAAGGTTGCTGAATATGATTTGGATTTCGAAATTTTCCATAAGGCACTTGCAGGTGGGGTTGTTCCACCTTTTTCAGTATCAAATACCGAATCAGAAACTTGCCTTCCAGCCAGAGAAAATGGATGGGGTAGATTGCGTCAAAAGTTTGCCAGCGGAATTATGAAAGAATTGATCACATCTGAGGTGAACCGTAACCCTACCCCATCTGATGTATCTGATATGGTTGTGGAAATTCATAAAGAAGCAGAAACCTCTGTTTCCCCGATTGAGCCTTCATCGCCATTATCAGCATCACGTCATTTTTGTGGTTCACCAGATTCCTTTGAATGTTATCCAAATAAAAGCCCACGTAGGGTAACAGATACTTTTAGAGAGGTAGAATGCTTCGTTCCTCTAACCGATAAGTTACTGTTACCTGCAACTCTTTGTGGTTCACCagattctttttcttgttttcctGACAGAAGTCCTAAGTTTAGCTCCAAATCCCCAACACTCTCTCCTTCAACCTCTGATTACTCCAGTTCATTTACCTTTTCACCCTCATCTTCTAATTGGTCGGACTTGTCATATTTGTCTTCTCGACAGCCTTCACCTTCTGGCTTCGATTCCACAGATCCATCTCATGTTAAGAATATTTCTTTGGCAGATAACTCAAGCTTACTTTTCAAAAAATCTCCCTCTTCGCCTACAGAGGCCTTTTCGCCTAATTGTACTTTGGAAGTGACAAATACAGGCTTGCCATGTAAGGGGATTTCCCCCTCTATTGCGGAGCGTAGAGGCAGTAATCCTCCACCTCGAATGTTGGTACCTCCGGTAGATGAATCACCGAAAGTTCCGAGTAATCTGGTACGCTCATGGTCCTTCTCCTTACCTGACTTGGGTGATGATGCAATGGACACTGATTGCAACCAATCTGAAAATGGGAACAACGGAGAAGAGCTTATGTTAGATGTGGACAGTAGTCATcatggaaatgatttgaaatgTGAAAGGATCACGCAAGCTGCAGAAGCGATCAACCCAGTTTTGTACCAGTGGCCTTCTTTGAATAAAGTGGAGATGCATCGGTCTCACAAACTTCATTCTGGATCAGCGTATCTTTTGCCAGCTCCAGATATGAGTGCAGGCGCAAGTAATCCTGGTATCTTATTTGTCTGGTTGGGACGCGAAGTTTTGCATGAGGAAGGGCAAAGTCCGACATGTGAGGATAGACATCTTCACTGGGAGGCCACAGGACACAACTTCCTTGATCGCATGGGTTTGCCGATGAATGCCCCTGTACAG ATAGTAAGAGAAGGTGAGGAGCCAGAGCAGTTCCTGATCCATCTCAGCCGTATATCAATACAGGAAACGTAA